Proteins encoded within one genomic window of Cryptococcus tetragattii IND107 chromosome 12, whole genome shotgun sequence:
- a CDS encoding 26S protease regulatory subunit 6A-B, which produces MSAPAQDPPPPPNPTDGDSIKPQESSDAPQQTTQENESAEQQQQQQEEVEQPKPKEDTFEDVPEHVAKSDVQEIKMQTRMIDNEIKMMRQENLRLSHEREQMVEKIADNTTKIKQNKVLPYLVSKVVEILDVDSEEQEGATHNEQNAKKSKCAVIKTSTRQTVFLPIIGLVPHNQLAPGDLIGVNKDSYLVLDKLPDEYDARVKAMEVDERPTETYTDIGGLDKQIEELVEAIVLPMQQADKFKTLGITPPKGCLMYGPPGTGKTLLARACAAQTNACYLKLAGPALVQMYLGDGAKLVRDAFELAKQKAPAIIFIDELDAIGTKRFDSDKSGDREVQRTMLELLNQLDGFSSDSRIKVIAATNRIDILDPALLRSGRLDRKIEFPLPNESAREHILQIHSRKLHHHGVNFEELARSTEDMNGAQLKAVCVEAGMLALRQNATQLTHEHFHGGILEVQARKAKEHHYFA; this is translated from the exons ATGTCCGCTCCCGCCCAAgaccctcctcctcctccaaacccCACAGATGGGGACAGCATCAAACCTCAAGAATCATCAGACGCGCCTCAGCAAACAACCCAGGAGAATGAAAGCGcagagcagcagcaacagcaacaagagGAAGTCGAGCAACCCAAGCCGAAGGAGGATACGTTTGAAGATGTCCCTGAACATGTCGCGAAA TCTGATGTGCAAGAGATCAAGATGCAGACCCGTATGATCGATAACGAAATCAAAATGATGCGACAAGAAAACCTCCGGTTGTCACACGAGAGAGAGCAGAtggttgagaagattgCGGATAATACAACAAAGATCAAGCAGAACAAGGTTTTGCCTTACCTTGTCTCCAAGGTTGTCGAA ATCCTTGACGTGGACTctgaagagcaagaaggtGCCACTCATAATGAACAAAACGCAAAAAAGTCAAAATGTGCTGTTATCAAGACATCAACGCGTCAAACAGTGTTTTTGCCCATTATCGGGTTGGTCCCGCACAACCAGCTTGCGCCTGGAGACTTGATTGGTGTCAACAAGGATTCTTATTTGGTTCTCGACAAGCTTCCAGATG AGTACGACGCGAGAGTAAAGGCGATGGAAGTGGACGAAAGACCGACAGAGACATACACAGATATTGGTGGTTTAGACAAGCAGATTGAAGAATTGGTAGAGGCCAT TGTCTTACCCATGCAACAAGCAGACAAATTCAAGACTCTTGGTATTACCCCTCCGAAAGGATGCCTCATGTACGGTCCCCCTGGTACCGGTAAAACCCTGCTCGCCCGAGCGTGTGCCGCACAGACCAACGCTTGCTACCTCAAACTTGCCGGTCCCGCTCTTGTCCAGATGTATCTCGGTGATGGTGCGAAACTTGTCCGCGACGCGTTCGAACTTGCCAAACAAAAGGCGCCAgctatcatcttcatcgacGAGCTGGATGCTATCGGAACAAAGAGGTTTGACAGCGATAAGAGTGGTGATAGGGAAGTGCAAAGGACAATGTTGGAGTTGTTGAACCAACTGGATGGTTTCTCGAGTGATAGTCGAATCAAG GTCATTGCCGCAACAAACCGAATTGATATCCTTGACCCTGCCCTTCTCCGGTCAGGCCGTTTAGATAGGAAGATTGAATTCCCTCTGCCGAATGAGTCTGCACGAGAGCATATTCTGCAAATCCACTCTCGAAAGCTCCATCACCACGGTGTCAA CTTTGAGGAACTGGCTAGATCAACAGAGGATATGAACGGTGCGCAATTGAAGGCTGTTTGCGTTGAAGCGGGCATG TTGGCTCTTCGACAAAATGCTACACAACTGACACACGAGCATTTCCATGGGGGTATTTTGGAAGTTCAAGCACGCAAAGCCAAGGAACATCAC TACTTTGCATAA